One Synechococcus sp. JA-2-3B'a(2-13) genomic window carries:
- a CDS encoding TatD family hydrolase, with product MSTAVLPAAPLVDTHVHLNYPDFAADLPQVAERWRQTGIRRLVHSCVTPAEFPQLQAIADQYPEVFLSVGLHPLEAGQWQPDLAEKIAHLAASDERVVAIGETGLDFYKSNPADIERQKESFWAQIAIAQAQDLALIVHCREAAAATYAILKEAMATGGPVRAVMHCWSGSPVETRQFVELGCYISFSGIVTFKNAETVRRSALEVPLSQLLVETDCPFLAPTPFRGKRNEPAYVQRVAQTLAELLGIPPEKLAEETSQNAARLFRLPLP from the coding sequence TTGAGCACCGCCGTCTTACCTGCTGCTCCTTTGGTGGATACTCACGTCCACCTCAACTACCCCGATTTTGCCGCGGATCTGCCCCAAGTGGCCGAGCGCTGGCGTCAGACGGGGATCCGGCGTTTGGTGCATTCTTGTGTAACACCGGCAGAATTCCCCCAGTTGCAGGCCATTGCCGACCAGTATCCGGAAGTATTTTTGTCGGTGGGGCTGCACCCTTTGGAGGCGGGCCAGTGGCAGCCCGATTTGGCCGAAAAGATCGCCCACCTGGCCGCCAGCGACGAGCGAGTGGTGGCTATCGGGGAGACGGGCCTGGATTTCTACAAGTCCAACCCGGCGGATATCGAGCGGCAAAAAGAATCCTTCTGGGCCCAGATTGCCATTGCCCAAGCGCAGGATCTGGCGTTGATCGTCCATTGCCGCGAGGCGGCAGCAGCCACCTACGCCATCCTCAAGGAGGCCATGGCCACGGGGGGGCCAGTGCGGGCGGTGATGCATTGCTGGAGCGGATCCCCGGTGGAAACCCGGCAGTTTGTGGAGCTGGGCTGCTACATCAGCTTCAGCGGCATTGTTACTTTCAAGAACGCCGAGACTGTCCGCCGGTCGGCCTTGGAGGTGCCCCTATCCCAGCTTTTGGTGGAAACCGATTGCCCTTTTCTGGCTCCCACCCCCTTCCGCGGCAAACGCAATGAGCCGGCCTATGTGCAGCGGGTGGCCCAAACCTTGGCGGAGCTGTTGGGAATCCCGCCGGAAAAACTGGCAGAAGAAACCAGCCAGAACGCTGCTCGCCTGTTTCGGTTGCCTCTCCCCTAG
- a CDS encoding sensor histidine kinase, translating into MDTETWAAAARPSRDALINRITHQIRQSLELDQILRATVEEVRAFLGTDRVKVYRFDPEGHGTVVAEARGGERLPSLLGLTFPAGDIPEEARRLFRLAQVRVIVDVEAQSRSISQPESWGLSARVPLGEPLQRPVDPCHVHYLKSMGVASSLVVPLMHHQELWGLLVSHHAEPRPYSQEELQVVQLLADQVSIAIAQAELLEQARQKAQQERLINQIAALVYSPLHPETTLTTVLEQLAAGLQGIGARLRIHFMGADTLCCHGVQPPASYDTWLQEQLGRAGGAGGWVKMWSLSHLEKWPELQEQMKQTPIRGLLVAQLAWNDQPVGWLSVFRGAVYQETHWAGYRWFTQGDPRQELPLISFAAWRELKIDEPKAWSAAEQELMSRVGVHLALSITQNQLYRQLQTLNARLEQEVQERTAALQRSLAMDALLQRVTDQVRSSLEEAQILRAVVQELALGLPIQGCDLCLYDWASGQATVRYEYTSALPPAGGITLTLADYPDLYRHLQGGQAVQFCHLPGQGWIPRREGLTLLVCPLRDDQGVLGDLWLAKPAAKCFDELEVQVVQQVADHCAIAIRQARLYQASVQQIGELERLNRLKDDFLSTVSHELRTPITNMRMAIQLLKTARAPQKREQYLKILEQECEREAELVNDLLDLQRLEQGSKTLHLEEVPLATWLPSVLEPFLQRAQVNQQRLQWQIAPNVGKVLTDQGGLERVVQELVNNACKYTPPGCSIWVTAQRPGPQQVEIRVINEGVEISPAEQERIFEKFYRIPSGDPWKRGGTGLGLALVKQWMQRLGGSVSVESSQGKTCFTLVLPQGSLPVQTSPLAHNCA; encoded by the coding sequence ATGGATACTGAAACGTGGGCTGCCGCAGCTCGACCCAGCCGAGATGCCCTCATCAACCGCATCACCCACCAGATTCGGCAATCCCTGGAGCTGGATCAGATCCTGAGGGCGACGGTGGAGGAGGTGCGCGCCTTTTTGGGTACGGATCGGGTGAAGGTGTACCGCTTCGACCCGGAAGGGCATGGGACGGTGGTGGCGGAAGCACGAGGCGGGGAGCGGCTGCCCTCGCTCTTGGGGCTGACTTTTCCGGCAGGGGACATTCCCGAGGAGGCGCGGCGGTTGTTTCGCCTAGCTCAGGTGCGGGTGATTGTGGATGTAGAGGCGCAGAGCCGTTCCATCAGCCAGCCGGAGTCTTGGGGGTTGTCTGCTAGGGTTCCTCTGGGCGAGCCGCTGCAGCGGCCCGTGGATCCCTGCCATGTTCACTATTTGAAATCCATGGGGGTGGCCTCTTCCTTGGTGGTTCCCCTGATGCATCACCAGGAGCTATGGGGGCTGTTGGTCTCCCATCATGCTGAGCCTCGTCCCTACTCCCAAGAAGAGCTGCAGGTGGTGCAGTTGCTGGCGGATCAAGTTTCCATTGCCATTGCTCAGGCGGAATTGCTGGAGCAAGCGCGGCAAAAGGCGCAGCAGGAACGCCTAATCAACCAAATTGCTGCCCTGGTTTATTCGCCCCTACACCCGGAGACGACCTTGACCACGGTGCTGGAGCAGCTTGCTGCCGGTTTGCAGGGGATCGGGGCACGGCTGCGGATCCACTTTATGGGCGCAGACACCCTCTGTTGTCATGGCGTGCAACCCCCGGCCAGCTACGACACCTGGCTACAGGAGCAGCTCGGAAGGGCCGGAGGAGCGGGGGGCTGGGTCAAGATGTGGTCGCTCTCCCACTTGGAGAAATGGCCGGAGCTGCAAGAGCAGATGAAGCAGACACCCATTCGTGGCCTGCTGGTGGCCCAGCTCGCCTGGAATGACCAGCCGGTGGGCTGGCTGAGCGTGTTTCGCGGGGCCGTTTACCAAGAAACCCACTGGGCGGGCTACCGTTGGTTTACCCAGGGGGATCCCAGACAAGAACTGCCTTTGATCTCTTTTGCTGCCTGGCGGGAGCTGAAAATTGACGAGCCTAAGGCTTGGTCAGCTGCAGAGCAAGAGCTGATGAGTCGGGTCGGGGTACATTTGGCCCTGTCCATTACGCAAAATCAGCTCTACCGGCAGTTGCAAACCCTCAACGCCCGTCTGGAGCAGGAGGTGCAGGAGCGGACGGCGGCCCTGCAGCGATCTCTGGCTATGGATGCCCTCTTGCAGCGGGTCACCGACCAGGTGCGCAGCAGTTTGGAGGAAGCCCAGATCCTGCGGGCAGTGGTGCAAGAATTGGCTCTGGGGTTGCCCATTCAAGGTTGCGATCTCTGTCTCTACGATTGGGCATCTGGCCAGGCGACGGTGCGCTATGAATACACCTCTGCTCTACCACCTGCCGGTGGGATCACCCTGACCTTGGCCGACTACCCCGATCTTTACCGGCACCTGCAAGGGGGTCAAGCGGTGCAATTCTGCCACTTGCCTGGGCAGGGCTGGATCCCCCGTCGGGAAGGGCTGACCCTGCTGGTGTGCCCGCTGCGGGATGACCAAGGGGTGCTGGGGGATCTCTGGCTGGCGAAGCCGGCAGCCAAGTGCTTTGATGAACTGGAGGTGCAGGTGGTGCAGCAGGTGGCGGATCACTGCGCCATTGCCATCCGCCAGGCCCGCCTCTACCAGGCTTCTGTGCAGCAAATTGGTGAGCTGGAGCGCCTCAACCGCCTCAAAGATGATTTTTTGAGCACCGTCTCCCACGAGCTGCGCACCCCCATCACCAACATGAGGATGGCCATCCAACTGCTGAAAACCGCCCGCGCCCCCCAAAAACGAGAGCAATATCTCAAGATCTTGGAGCAGGAGTGTGAGCGGGAGGCGGAATTGGTGAACGACCTGCTGGATCTGCAGCGGTTGGAGCAGGGATCCAAAACGCTCCATCTGGAAGAAGTGCCGCTGGCAACCTGGCTGCCCAGCGTGCTGGAGCCGTTTCTACAGCGGGCCCAGGTCAACCAGCAACGGTTGCAGTGGCAGATCGCGCCGAATGTGGGCAAGGTGCTCACCGATCAAGGTGGCCTGGAGCGGGTGGTGCAGGAGCTGGTCAACAACGCCTGCAAGTATACTCCCCCAGGGTGCAGCATCTGGGTAACAGCGCAGCGGCCCGGCCCGCAGCAGGTGGAAATCCGGGTGATCAACGAGGGGGTGGAAATTTCCCCTGCCGAGCAGGAGCGCATCTTCGAGAAGTTCTACCGCATTCCCAGCGGGGATCCCTGGAAACGGGGCGGCACCGGCCTGGGCCTGGCTTTGGTCAAGCAGTGGATGCAGCGGTTGGGGGGCAGCGTCTCAGTGGAGAGCTCTCAAGGCAAAACCTGCTTTACCCTGGTGTTGCCGCAGGGATCCCTGCCTGTGCAGACCTCACCCCTAGCCCACAACTGTGCCTAG
- a CDS encoding DUF309 domain-containing protein, which translates to MSNAHSEALRLAAEQFNRGEFYACHDTLEALWMEAVDPERRFYQGLLQTAVAYYHLQNGNRRGCMILLGEANRKLADFLPTYAGWDVQALWQANQGILRHLSQLQPQDPLPYLAIPTLSWVED; encoded by the coding sequence ATGAGCAATGCCCACTCAGAAGCGTTGCGTTTGGCCGCCGAGCAGTTTAACCGGGGGGAATTTTACGCCTGCCACGACACCCTAGAGGCCCTGTGGATGGAGGCAGTGGATCCAGAGCGGCGCTTCTACCAGGGGCTTTTGCAAACCGCCGTGGCCTACTATCACCTGCAAAACGGCAACCGCCGCGGCTGCATGATCCTGTTGGGGGAGGCCAACCGCAAGCTGGCGGACTTTCTGCCCACCTACGCCGGATGGGATGTGCAAGCCCTGTGGCAGGCTAACCAGGGCATCCTGCGGCATCTTTCTCAACTGCAACCCCAGGATCCCCTGCCTTACCTGGCCATCCCCACCCTGAGTTGGGTTGAAGACTGA
- a CDS encoding cytochrome b6-f complex subunit PetN: protein MDIITLGWIAVPIFFVLSIALVVWGRNGM, encoded by the coding sequence ATGGACATCATCACCCTTGGCTGGATTGCCGTCCCCATCTTCTTCGTTCTTTCCATTGCCCTGGTGGTCTGGGGGCGCAACGGCATGTAA
- a CDS encoding RNA-guided endonuclease InsQ/TnpB family protein yields the protein MTQVLTVSCKLKVSQSQAAKLDATMDAFVQALNWVNQNTPEKVVNAVKLQSLCYYQIRARFGLSSNLAQQVCRRLAGARKVARQKNRPVKAFKRGFATYDARIFSFREKDWTVSLTTVEGRERFELAIGRYQREQLAGSNPKSATLVKRKDGSYSIQICVEAEPSPPQRTGRVLGVDLGRTDIAHTSEGDNWNGQQLNKVRDHHSRLRAVLQRKASKGTRSSRRRCRELLQRLSGKERRFQAWVNHRISKAIVSRAKTTNSAIALEDLTGIRERVNQQPRSKAERRRTNNWAFYQLRMFVVYKAAIAGVPVVLVPPAYTSQTCHRCLHIHPDPAQSYRSGKQFKCGHCGWEGDADWNGANMIAKLGAAVNQPRGPWLACQLQGYRKPALYCEVVRVG from the coding sequence ATGACCCAAGTCCTGACCGTCTCCTGCAAGCTCAAGGTGTCCCAGTCGCAAGCCGCAAAGTTGGATGCGACAATGGATGCCTTTGTGCAGGCGTTGAACTGGGTCAACCAAAACACACCAGAAAAAGTAGTCAACGCAGTCAAACTCCAGTCCCTTTGCTATTACCAGATTCGCGCTCGGTTTGGCTTGTCCAGTAACTTGGCTCAGCAGGTCTGCAGACGGCTGGCCGGTGCCCGTAAAGTTGCCCGACAGAAAAACCGTCCGGTCAAAGCGTTCAAGAGAGGCTTTGCGACCTACGATGCCCGTATCTTTTCGTTTCGCGAGAAAGACTGGACGGTGTCGCTGACCACGGTGGAGGGTCGGGAGCGCTTTGAGCTGGCGATTGGCCGCTACCAGAGAGAACAGCTGGCAGGCTCCAATCCCAAATCTGCCACTCTGGTCAAGCGTAAAGACGGCTCCTACTCTATTCAAATCTGTGTGGAAGCGGAGCCATCCCCACCGCAACGCACGGGCAGAGTGCTGGGGGTGGATTTGGGAAGGACGGATATTGCTCATACATCGGAAGGAGATAACTGGAATGGACAGCAGTTGAACAAAGTCCGAGACCATCACTCGCGGTTGAGGGCGGTACTTCAACGCAAAGCCAGTAAGGGCACCCGCAGTTCGCGGCGCAGATGCAGAGAACTGTTGCAACGGCTGTCTGGCAAGGAGAGGCGCTTTCAGGCGTGGGTCAATCATCGCATCTCCAAAGCTATTGTCTCTAGGGCAAAGACCACAAACAGCGCTATCGCCCTGGAAGACCTGACAGGGATCCGGGAAAGGGTCAATCAACAGCCACGCAGCAAAGCTGAGCGGCGCAGAACCAATAACTGGGCGTTCTACCAGCTTAGGATGTTTGTGGTCTACAAGGCTGCCATCGCCGGAGTACCTGTAGTACTGGTTCCGCCTGCCTACACGTCGCAGACCTGCCACCGGTGTTTGCACATTCATCCCGACCCTGCGCAATCCTATCGCAGTGGGAAGCAGTTCAAGTGTGGGCACTGTGGATGGGAAGGGGATGCGGACTGGAATGGGGCCAACATGATTGCCAAACTTGGGGCTGCCGTAAACCAGCCTAGAGGTCCGTGGTTGGCTTGCCAACTGCAGGGCTACCGAAAGCCCGCCCTGTACTGCGAAGTAGTCAGGGTCGGGTAG
- a CDS encoding SRPBCC family protein, with the protein MPSDPEWDPQDPTPEDGIPIPAGVSGTESSDIQVEVEDLGERRCQVRGRVLIPVERQQVWQVLTDYDHLAEFIPNLVESRVIGRENGRTLVRQVGSQKVLFAQFSAAVVLAIEEIFPQQLRFQKTQGDFLIFEGFWDLADWSAHQTLLTYHLQVKPPRRMPVGLVERRICQDLALNLQAIREHCLSLSDHSKPV; encoded by the coding sequence ATGCCTTCTGACCCTGAATGGGATCCCCAAGACCCCACCCCAGAAGATGGGATCCCCATTCCTGCTGGCGTCAGCGGGACGGAGTCCTCAGACATCCAGGTGGAGGTGGAGGATTTGGGGGAGCGCCGCTGCCAAGTGCGAGGTCGCGTCCTGATTCCGGTGGAGCGGCAGCAGGTCTGGCAGGTTTTGACCGACTACGACCATCTGGCGGAGTTTATTCCCAACTTGGTGGAAAGTCGCGTCATTGGCCGTGAGAATGGCCGCACACTGGTACGTCAAGTGGGATCCCAAAAGGTTTTATTTGCCCAATTTTCTGCTGCGGTGGTGCTGGCTATCGAGGAGATCTTTCCTCAGCAGCTTCGCTTCCAAAAAACACAAGGGGATTTTCTTATCTTCGAGGGGTTTTGGGATCTGGCCGATTGGTCGGCCCATCAAACCTTGCTCACCTACCACCTGCAGGTCAAGCCTCCCCGCAGAATGCCTGTCGGTCTGGTGGAGCGCCGCATTTGCCAAGATTTGGCCCTGAACTTACAAGCCATTCGGGAGCACTGCCTGAGTTTGTCGGATCATTCCAAGCCCGTTTGA
- a CDS encoding sensor histidine kinase, with protein MQRERPWQSSDMDAARQFDGIWSFDRQITVQAALALLPKILSYRPDLEPRLEPLRQYLKGSPQNSASQLNPGPFTERLITYLQAGQYKLQRAYRTIRVQERKEHLINRISSAIRQSLDPGEILAIAVQELGQVAEVGRCLIYRYDGQAPAVQIEQEYRTLTMGSLKGSLWPLPSNPFLREAVASAQAVCCEDTQKDPRLQRVPELWQPAQIRAWVAMPILYQGRLLGLLELHHEHPHRWQPATLELAEAIANQVGVALLQAEAYQHLEELNRQLAALDQAKSELIAVTGHELRTPLSTIQVCLESLASDPDMPLEMRQEMLNTALQDADRLRELVQDFLTLSKLESGRVRWHIEPLSAQECVELALSNVKARRRHEDLPTIEQVLPKRLPMVRADGEWLVEVLRKLLDNACKFTPSTGRIWIRAEVEPPAGGSTGAMVKFTVADTGRGIEPDRLQAIFERFYQAEGSLRRSVGGTGLGLAICRLIIEAMGGRIWAESGGINQGSAFHFTLPIAHPHTQGQPSIAA; from the coding sequence ATGCAGCGGGAGCGTCCTTGGCAAAGCAGCGATATGGATGCAGCTCGCCAATTTGATGGGATCTGGTCATTTGATCGTCAGATTACAGTCCAAGCGGCTTTGGCCCTGTTGCCCAAGATCCTCAGTTACCGACCGGATCTGGAACCTCGCCTTGAGCCCCTTCGCCAGTACCTCAAGGGATCCCCGCAAAACTCCGCCAGCCAACTGAATCCAGGCCCCTTTACCGAGCGGCTGATCACCTATCTCCAGGCAGGGCAATACAAACTGCAGCGGGCCTACCGCACCATTCGGGTGCAAGAGCGCAAAGAGCATCTGATCAACCGCATCAGCAGTGCCATTCGCCAGTCTTTGGATCCCGGCGAGATTTTGGCAATTGCTGTGCAGGAGCTGGGGCAGGTGGCAGAGGTGGGGCGATGTTTGATCTACCGTTACGATGGCCAGGCCCCTGCTGTTCAGATTGAGCAGGAGTACCGCACCCTAACGATGGGCAGCCTTAAGGGATCCCTGTGGCCTCTTCCCAGCAACCCTTTTTTGCGGGAGGCAGTAGCCTCGGCACAAGCGGTGTGCTGCGAGGATACCCAAAAGGATCCCCGCCTGCAGCGAGTGCCGGAGCTGTGGCAGCCGGCCCAAATTCGGGCTTGGGTGGCCATGCCGATTCTCTATCAAGGGCGGTTGCTGGGCCTATTGGAGCTACACCACGAACACCCTCACCGCTGGCAGCCGGCCACTCTGGAGTTGGCAGAAGCCATTGCCAACCAAGTGGGGGTAGCCCTCTTGCAGGCAGAAGCCTATCAGCACCTAGAAGAGCTCAATCGCCAGTTGGCAGCTCTGGATCAGGCCAAATCAGAGCTGATTGCCGTGACCGGACACGAGCTGCGCACCCCGCTGTCCACCATTCAGGTGTGTTTGGAGTCTTTGGCCAGCGACCCCGACATGCCCCTGGAGATGCGCCAGGAAATGTTGAACACAGCCCTGCAAGATGCCGATCGGCTGCGGGAGTTGGTGCAGGACTTTCTCACCCTCTCCAAGCTGGAAAGTGGTCGCGTTCGCTGGCATATCGAGCCGTTGTCTGCTCAAGAATGTGTGGAGCTGGCCCTGAGCAATGTCAAAGCGCGACGGCGGCACGAAGACTTGCCCACCATCGAGCAGGTGCTGCCCAAACGGCTGCCAATGGTTAGGGCGGATGGGGAGTGGCTGGTGGAGGTGTTGCGTAAGCTGCTGGACAATGCCTGCAAATTTACCCCTTCCACCGGACGGATCTGGATTCGGGCAGAAGTGGAGCCACCAGCCGGTGGATCGACGGGGGCGATGGTGAAGTTCACTGTTGCCGACACCGGGCGCGGCATTGAGCCAGACCGGTTGCAAGCCATCTTCGAGCGGTTTTATCAAGCAGAGGGATCCCTGCGGCGCTCGGTGGGTGGGACGGGCTTGGGGCTAGCCATTTGCCGACTGATCATTGAGGCCATGGGGGGGCGCATCTGGGCAGAATCGGGGGGGATCAATCAGGGCAGTGCCTTCCACTTCACCCTGCCGATAGCGCACCCACACACCCAAGGACAGCCCTCGATCGCTGCTTGA
- a CDS encoding 2TM domain-containing protein has translation MSGSRYSQEDVQQILQRAIARQPRLGEFTRSQLQEMAAELGISPQELDLAEQEWKAWQELNSQHREFQRYRRRQFYQLLGRYGIVNSFLLGLDWLSGGGLSWSLFILMGWGLTVALKGWNAYQTEGERYEKEFRQWQRKRQKDLQSK, from the coding sequence ATGTCGGGATCCCGGTACAGCCAAGAGGACGTGCAGCAGATCCTCCAGCGGGCCATTGCCCGCCAGCCACGCCTGGGCGAGTTCACCCGCTCCCAACTGCAGGAGATGGCTGCCGAACTGGGGATCTCCCCCCAAGAGCTGGACTTGGCCGAGCAGGAATGGAAGGCCTGGCAAGAGCTGAACAGCCAACACCGAGAATTCCAGCGCTACCGCCGTCGGCAGTTTTACCAACTGCTGGGCCGCTATGGAATTGTCAACAGCTTTTTGCTGGGCTTAGACTGGCTCTCCGGTGGAGGGCTATCTTGGTCGCTGTTTATACTCATGGGGTGGGGCTTGACCGTTGCCCTCAAGGGCTGGAACGCCTACCAAACGGAGGGTGAACGCTACGAGAAAGAGTTTCGCCAATGGCAAAGGAAACGCCAGAAAGATCTCCAGAGCAAGTAA
- a CDS encoding IS5-like element ISSoc13 family transposase (programmed frameshift), with the protein MKLVFLDENKWQKILAFLQTEERVNIGKEANCKQFIEAVLWIARSGAPWRYLPEGYGKWYTIYQRFHRWSRFGVWERMFKYFIDDPDLEHLIIDSTMVRAHSCAAGKKGEQALGRSRGGYSTKIHVSVDGLGNPLELRITGGEKSDITQGEELIEGWQRKDTKVIGDKGYDADKLIEKIGEAQAVIPPKRNRKTQRHYDKHLYQERHLIECFFHKLKQYRHLCSRFDKLARNFLSFLYLVSALFWLK; encoded by the exons ATGAAGTTGGTTTTTTTAGATGAAAACAAATGGCAGAAGATATTGGCTTTTTTACAGACAGAAGAGAGAGTTAACATTGGGAAAGAAGCAAACTGCAAACAGTTTATTGAAGCAGTTCTTTGGATAGCCCGTTCCGGTGCTCCTTGGCGCTACCTCCCAGAAGGATATGGCAAATGGTACACCATCTATCAAAGATTCCACCGGTGGAGTCGTTTTGGAGTGTGGGAACGGATGTTCAAGTATTTTATTGACGACCCTGATTTAGAGCATCTCATTATTGATTCAACCATGGTTCGAGCGCACTCCTGTGCTGCCGGAA AAAAAGGGGAGCAAGCTTTGGGGAGAAGCCGAGGGGGATACAGCACCAAGATTCATGTGAGTGTAGATGGGTTGGGAAATCCGCTGGAATTGAGAATAACTGGCGGAGAAAAGAGCGATATTACTCAAGGGGAAGAATTGATAGAGGGCTGGCAGAGAAAGGATACCAAAGTAATTGGGGATAAAGGATATGATGCGGATAAGTTGATTGAGAAGATAGGGGAAGCTCAAGCGGTTATTCCGCCTAAAAGGAATAGAAAGACGCAGCGGCATTATGACAAGCATCTGTATCAAGAGAGGCATTTAATCGAATGCTTTTTTCATAAGTTAAAGCAGTACCGGCATCTATGTTCTCGTTTTGACAAATTGGCCAGGAACTTCTTGAGTTTTCTCTATCTCGTCAGTGCTCTCTTTTGGCTCAAATGA
- a CDS encoding ABC transporter substrate-binding protein has product MNTRRTFLAVAAGLVAASAAALLAADSFAQSPAEVKVWIAFTDNRLDWARGKAEEFNKQFPQYKVTVEGYGNYEEIQQATDLAIQQNAAPSVVQWFEVGTQRARDFGYFKSIAEALGNRTEVNGIPVNFDDFIEPVVSYYTLDGKFTSMPWNSSSPILYSNTAILKKAGIEKPPATWQELEAACQKIMALPDAPQGCVTWPNHGWFYEQWMAQQNALLANNDNGRAARATQVFLDSEPSIAIATWWKGMYDKGYYIYSGKQRDWAATEQAIQTGTVAMAITSSADAANITNAAKQNNIELVTTRMPYNADKGWTGNLIGGASLWLVKDLPKEVEEGALTFMLWLNNTENAAEWHQVTGYLPIRKSSVALLESKGWFKENPNFFTASDQINNSKVTPATRGALLGAFPEIRNVVTQTMEDLMVKGGDPAQAMAKANQEANRLLAEYNSLYQ; this is encoded by the coding sequence ATGAATACCCGTCGTACTTTCCTGGCTGTTGCGGCTGGCCTGGTGGCTGCGTCTGCTGCTGCTCTTCTGGCTGCCGACAGCTTTGCTCAGTCTCCTGCCGAAGTCAAAGTTTGGATTGCCTTTACCGATAACCGCCTGGATTGGGCCCGCGGAAAAGCGGAAGAATTCAACAAGCAATTTCCTCAATACAAAGTTACGGTCGAAGGCTACGGCAACTACGAAGAAATTCAGCAAGCCACCGACCTGGCCATTCAACAAAATGCTGCTCCTTCGGTGGTGCAGTGGTTTGAGGTGGGCACCCAACGGGCACGGGATTTTGGTTACTTCAAGTCCATTGCCGAGGCTCTGGGCAATCGCACCGAAGTGAACGGGATCCCAGTGAATTTCGACGATTTTATCGAGCCGGTGGTGAGCTACTACACCCTGGATGGCAAATTTACCTCCATGCCCTGGAACAGCTCCAGCCCCATTCTCTACTCCAACACGGCCATCTTGAAGAAGGCAGGGATCGAAAAGCCGCCGGCCACCTGGCAAGAGCTGGAGGCTGCTTGTCAAAAGATCATGGCCCTCCCCGACGCTCCCCAGGGCTGTGTGACCTGGCCCAATCACGGCTGGTTCTACGAGCAGTGGATGGCCCAGCAGAATGCCCTCTTGGCCAACAACGACAATGGCCGTGCCGCCCGTGCCACCCAGGTCTTTTTGGACTCGGAGCCGTCAATTGCCATCGCCACCTGGTGGAAAGGGATGTATGACAAAGGCTACTACATCTACAGCGGCAAGCAGCGGGATTGGGCAGCCACCGAGCAGGCCATCCAGACCGGTACCGTCGCCATGGCCATCACCAGCAGCGCCGATGCCGCCAACATCACCAACGCTGCCAAGCAAAACAACATCGAGCTGGTCACCACCCGCATGCCCTACAACGCCGACAAGGGTTGGACGGGGAACTTGATCGGGGGAGCCAGCCTCTGGCTGGTGAAGGATCTGCCCAAGGAGGTGGAAGAGGGGGCGCTGACCTTCATGCTGTGGCTCAATAACACCGAAAATGCTGCCGAGTGGCACCAAGTGACCGGCTACTTGCCCATTCGGAAAAGCTCGGTAGCCTTGCTGGAGTCGAAGGGCTGGTTCAAGGAAAACCCCAACTTCTTCACCGCCAGCGACCAAATCAACAATTCCAAGGTGACCCCTGCCACTCGGGGGGCGCTGCTGGGGGCCTTCCCTGAGATTCGCAACGTGGTAACCCAAACCATGGAGGATCTCATGGTGAAGGGCGGGGATCCAGCCCAGGCTATGGCCAAGGCCAACCAGGAGGCCAACCGCCTTCTGGCCGAGTACAACTCCCTTTACCAGTAG